The Pan troglodytes isolate AG18354 chromosome 17, NHGRI_mPanTro3-v2.0_pri, whole genome shotgun sequence genome includes a region encoding these proteins:
- the PTGR3 gene encoding prostaglandin reductase 3 isoform X2, producing the protein MAPGSFAEYTVVPASIATPVPSVKPEYLTLLVSGTTAYISLKELGGLSEGKKVLVTAAAGGTGQFAVQLSKKAKCHVIGTCSSDEKSAFLKSLGCDRPINYKTEPVGTVLKQEYPEGVDVVYESVGRAMFDLAVDALATKGRLIVIGFISGYQTPTGLSPVKAGTLPAKLLKKSASVQGFFLNHYLSKYQAAMGHLLEMCVSGDLVCEVDLGDLSPEGRFTGLESIFRAVNYMYMGKNTGKIVVELPHSVNSKL; encoded by the coding sequence ATGGCACCTGGTTCTTTTGCTGAGTACACAGTTGTGCCTGCCAGCATTGCAACTCCAGTGCCCTCAGTGAAACCCGAGTATCTTACCCTGCTGGTAAGTGGCACCACCGCATACATCAGCCTGAAAGAGCTCGGAGGACTGTCAGAAGGGAAAAAAGTTTTGGTGACAGCAGCAGCTGGGGGAACGGGCCAGTTTGCTGTGCAGCTTTCAAAGAAGGCAAAGTGCCATGTAATTGGAACCTGCTCTTCTGATGAAAAGTCTGCCTTTCTGAAATCTCTTGGCTGTGATCGTCCTATCAACTATAAAACTGAACCCGTAGGTACCGTCCTTAAGCAGGAGTACCCTGAAGGCGTCGATGTGGTCTATGAATCTGTTGGGAGAGCCATGTTTGACTTGGCTGTAGACGCCCTGGCTACGAAAGGGCGCTTGATAGTAATAGGGTTTATCTCTGGCTACCAAACTCCTACTGGCCTTTCGCCTGTGAAAGCAGGAACATTGCCAGCCAAACTGCTCAAGAAATCTGCCAGCGTACAGGGCTTCTTCCTGAACCATTACCTTTCTAAGTATCAAGCAGCCATGGGCCACTTGCTCGAGATGTGTGTGAGTGGAGACCTGGTTTGTGAGGTGGACCTTGGAGATCTGTCTCCAGAGGGCAGGTTTACTGGCCTGGAGTCCATATTCCGTGCTGTCAATTATATGTACATGGGAAAAAACACTGGAAAAATTGTAGTTGAATTACCTCACTCTGTCAACAGTAAGCTGTAA